In Fervidobacterium thailandense, a genomic segment contains:
- a CDS encoding 2-hydroxyacid dehydrogenase, giving the protein MKVFVTYDIPDKGIKMLLERGCEVDVYKGEEFLTKEEMMERAADADAIITQLRDPIDREFIYSLKKAKIIANYAVGYNNIDVGAARERGIYVTNTPGVLTEATADIAFALILAVARRIVEADRFVREGKFVGWKPKLFLGYDLFGKTIGIVGMGRIGQAVARRALGFGMRVVYHNRRRLPEDIEHQYHATYLPLDELMKVSDFISIHTPLTKETYHLIDRERISLMKPTAILVNTARGPVVDEQALYEALKEGKIAGAGFDVYENEPELTPGLEKLDNVVLLPHIGSATYETRERMSEMVALNIIDVMEGRIPRNLVYEI; this is encoded by the coding sequence GTGAAAGTTTTTGTCACGTACGATATACCGGATAAGGGTATAAAGATGCTCCTTGAGCGCGGCTGCGAGGTCGACGTTTACAAAGGAGAAGAGTTTTTGACCAAAGAAGAGATGATGGAGCGAGCGGCCGATGCGGATGCGATCATCACGCAACTCAGAGATCCTATCGATAGGGAATTCATCTACTCGCTCAAAAAAGCGAAAATCATAGCGAACTACGCGGTGGGTTACAACAACATCGACGTCGGTGCGGCAAGAGAACGTGGCATCTACGTGACGAACACCCCCGGTGTGCTGACCGAGGCGACGGCCGATATCGCCTTCGCTCTCATCTTGGCGGTGGCAAGGAGGATTGTCGAGGCAGACCGGTTCGTGCGCGAGGGTAAATTCGTAGGCTGGAAGCCGAAACTGTTTCTTGGATACGACCTGTTTGGAAAGACAATTGGAATCGTCGGTATGGGTCGTATAGGTCAAGCGGTTGCCAGGAGAGCCTTGGGCTTCGGCATGAGGGTCGTTTACCACAATCGGAGGAGGCTACCCGAGGATATCGAGCACCAATACCACGCAACGTACCTGCCTCTCGACGAATTGATGAAGGTTTCCGATTTCATCTCCATCCACACGCCACTAACGAAGGAAACGTACCACTTGATCGATAGGGAAAGGATATCTTTGATGAAACCCACCGCCATACTTGTGAACACCGCACGCGGACCTGTTGTGGACGAACAGGCGCTTTACGAGGCACTTAAAGAAGGCAAGATCGCAGGTGCCGGGTTCGACGTCTACGAAAACGAACCGGAGCTTACACCCGGACTTGAAAAGTTGGATAACGTTGTCCTGTTGCCGCACATCGGTTCGGCTACTTACGAAACGCGTGAGCG
- a CDS encoding amidohydrolase: MKLLIKGGTVVPIVGEPFVGDILVEDGKIAKLGKNLRVKADQTVDATGKYVLPGFIDAHSHIGLYEEAVGFMQDGNEMTDPITPDVRAIDAFNPYDVAIKRALLGGFTTVMIVPGSANVIGGQGAILKFKSNIVDKCIVRAPAGLKMATGENPKRVYGEMKKMPSTRLGIAALMRNYFMKVQDYMEKKRRAIEKDGVFLDRDPKLEVGELVLRGEIPARVHAHRAQDIVTAIRIAKEFNFRLVIEHGTEAYKVVDYLVENKVPVVVGPFGFRTKIETKDLTYENVRILNEKGVLCAIMVDHPVTHLEFANIHAALAMKYGAKKEDLLKMLTINAAKILEIDDRVGSLEVGKDADIVIWDNDPFLPQARVEKVFIEGEEVRWWGE; the protein is encoded by the coding sequence ATGAAGTTACTTATAAAAGGTGGAACCGTGGTTCCGATTGTTGGTGAGCCGTTTGTTGGGGATATACTGGTCGAAGATGGAAAGATAGCGAAACTTGGGAAGAATCTGCGGGTCAAAGCCGATCAAACGGTCGACGCAACGGGAAAGTACGTACTTCCAGGATTCATCGATGCGCATTCGCACATTGGATTGTACGAGGAAGCCGTCGGTTTTATGCAAGATGGTAACGAGATGACCGATCCGATCACACCGGATGTTCGCGCGATCGATGCGTTCAATCCCTACGATGTGGCCATCAAACGGGCACTGTTGGGCGGTTTCACAACGGTTATGATCGTGCCCGGTAGTGCGAACGTGATAGGTGGGCAAGGTGCGATCCTGAAGTTCAAGAGCAACATCGTCGACAAGTGTATCGTTAGGGCACCAGCGGGGTTGAAAATGGCCACCGGCGAGAATCCCAAGCGCGTCTACGGCGAGATGAAGAAGATGCCATCCACAAGGCTCGGCATCGCGGCACTGATGAGGAACTACTTTATGAAGGTCCAGGATTACATGGAGAAGAAACGCAGGGCGATAGAGAAGGACGGTGTTTTCCTCGACAGAGACCCGAAGCTCGAGGTTGGAGAACTCGTACTCCGTGGTGAGATTCCAGCACGCGTGCACGCGCACCGTGCACAGGACATCGTAACGGCTATCCGCATTGCGAAGGAGTTCAACTTCAGATTGGTCATAGAGCATGGAACCGAAGCTTACAAAGTGGTCGATTATTTAGTTGAGAACAAGGTTCCTGTTGTCGTTGGACCTTTCGGATTCAGAACGAAGATAGAAACCAAGGATCTGACCTACGAAAACGTCAGGATACTCAACGAAAAGGGTGTCCTGTGCGCTATCATGGTAGACCATCCGGTGACTCATCTGGAGTTTGCGAACATACATGCGGCTCTGGCTATGAAGTACGGTGCAAAGAAAGAAGACCTTTTGAAGATGTTGACAATTAACGCGGCGAAGATACTCGAAATAGATGACAGGGTTGGTTCCCTCGAAGTTGGAAAAGACGCGGATATCGTTATCTGGGACAACGACCCGTTCCTTCCACAAGCGCGCGTTGAAAAAGTCTTTATCGAAGGTGAGGAAGTACGTTGGTGGGGTGAGTGA